Below is a window of Terriglobales bacterium DNA.
TAGCGGAACTTCCAGCAGGCACGGAGATGGTAATGCCGGGCGACAACGTGGCACTGACGATCGAGCTGATCACGCCGGTGGCGATGGAGAAGGGCTTGCGCTTCGCGATCCGCGAGGGTGGACGCACGGTGGGCGCAGGTACGATTAGCGAGATTGTGGCTTAAGAGAAGTAATCAGTAGTCAGTGCTCAGTTACTGACAACTTACTACTGAAAACTGAGAACTTTTTACCGCAGCGGCAAGACAGACCGCAGCAGATCTTTGAGAGATAACAAATGGTAGGACAGAGAATACGCATCCGGTTGAAGGCTTACGACTATCGCGTTCTTGACCAGTCGACTGGGGAGATCGTGGAAACCGCGCGTCGCACCGGAGCGCAGGTAGCGGGACCGATTCCGCTGCCGACGATCAAGAATAAGTACTGTGTGCTGCGTTCGCCGCACGTCGACAAGAAGTCGCGCGAGGCCTTCGAGATCCGCACACACAAGCGACTGCTCGACATCCTCGATCCCACACAGCAGACGGTTGATGCGCTGATGAAGCTCGATCTTCCGGCCGGTGTGGACGTCGAGATCAAGGCATTCGGAAGTTAGAGAACCTCTCGCGAGAGAGCCTACAGTCCCCGCCGCGGCGGGGATGATGAGGAGAAGAAGAAAAAATGGTTTCAGGAATTTTGGGAAAAAAAGTCGGCATGACGCAGCTCTTCGATGACAAGGGCGAGGTACGCCCGATTACGGTGCTGCAGGCTGGACCGTGCGTGATCACGCAGCGCAAGAACGCGGCGCGTGACGGATACGACGCCGTCCAGATTGGACTCGTCGAATTCGTGAAGGGCAAGCGCGTTACTAAGCCGATGCAGGGACACTTCGGCAAACACAATCTGCCGCCGGTGAAGTTTATGAAGGAAGTCACCGTAAACACTGTAGTGGAAGCTGGCGAGACGCAGTCGAAGGGCGAGAATCCCCCGGCGGAGACGAACGGCCAGGTCAAGGTCGGTGACAAAGTTCTGGTGGATATCTTCCAGGACGAAAAGTTTGTCGATGTGACTGGAACCAGTAAGGGTCGAGGATTCGCTGGCGTTGTTCGTCGGCACCATTTCGGCGGCGGACCGAAGTCCCACGGGCATATGTTCCAGGTGCAGGGTTCGATCGGCGCCTCATCGTTCCCATCTCGCACGTTCCCCGGACAGCGCATGTCCGGGCACATGGGCGTCGACCAGTGCACGGTTCGCAACCTGCGCATCATCGGCATCGACCTTGAAGAAAATCTGTTGATGGTCGAAGGCGCGGTACCTGGTCCCAAAGGCGGATATGTAGTGATCAACAAGGCCAAGAAGCCGCCGCGTGAGCGTCGTGGATTTGCCGGCGCGCAAACGGTCGATCCGTTGAAGGCTGCGAAGAAGGCCGCTGCCGGAAAGGCCAAGAAATAACCATGGCAAAGATTGACGTTGTAGATCTGAAGGGCAAGAAGGTCGGCAGCCTTGAGCTGGCAGACGAGGTCTTCGGCACGATCAATGAAGACCTGCTCTGGGAAGCAGTGACGCATTACCGCGCAGCTCAGCGCGCGGGTACTCACGCGACCAAGAACAAGAAGCTCGTTTCCGGCGCAGGCAGAAAGCTGTGGAAGCAAAAGGGTACCGGACGGGCGCGTGTTGGCTCGATCCGATCGCCTCTCTGGCGCCACGGTGGCACGGTCCACGGACCTCAGCCGCGCAGCTACGATTTTGCGTTTCCCAAAAAGAAACTGCTCGGGGCGTTGCGGTCGGCCCTGGCAACGAAGCTGTCGGACGGCAAGCTGACTGTGGTTGAGAGCCTGGATTCCCTTTCGGGCAAAACCAAAGACTTGCGAGAAGCCCTGGATACGCTGGGTGTCGAGAAGACTTCGTTGATCGTGGCGAACGTGAATTCTGAGACTCGGGAACACGATCGCAATTTGTATCTGAGCGCGCGGAATCTCGACGGAGTGGAGTTGGTGTCGGGTTCGGAAGTGCATCCGTATCACCTGCTTCGTTACGACCGTGCGATTTTCGCGCGGCCTGCGATCGAGCAGTTGCAGGAGACGCTTAAGAAGACCGTATCCAAGCGGCAGAATGCGGAGGTGGCCTAATGAAGTCTGCTTACCAAATCATCCGCCGGCCGGTGATCACGGAGAAGGCTGAGCGAGCGAAGGAATTTGATCCGAAGGCCGCCAAGGACAAGAGTTCGCGCAAGAAGGAAGCAACTTCGGGTCAGCTCGTATTTGAAGTTGCAGCTAAGGCAACCAAGACCGAGATCAAGCAAGCCGTGCAACAGGTCTTCAAGGTAAAGGTTGATACGGTGCGGACCGCGAACTTCCACGGCAAGGAGCGACGCCGCGGCCGTTTCGCCGGACATCGTCCGGACTGGAAGAAGGCTTACGTTCGTTTGAAAGTGGGCGAGAAGATGCCCGAATACGCGGACAACGCGTAGAAAGAAATCGGGCCATCGGGTGATCGGGTCATCGGGCGGTAGAGGCAAGAACCTGATCTTCCTGGAGCTATATAGACAATGCCGATTAAGACATACAGACCACTTACTCCGTCGCTGCGGTTCAAGACGACACTGGTCAACGACGACATCACGACCGATCGTCCGCACAAGGCGCTGACGAAGATCAAGCAGCGTACTGGTGGGCGTCGCAACGCCGGCGACATCACGAGCTGGCATCGTGGCGGTGGGCATAAGCGCAAGATTCGCGTGATCGACTTCAAGCGCGATAAGGCCGGAGTCCCGGCGACCGTCGCGTCGATCGAATACGATCCGAACCGCTCTGCGCGTATCGCTCTGTTGGCATATGCTGATGGCGAGAAGCGCTACATCCTGCAACCGGTGGGGCTGCAGGTTGGGCAGAAGATCGTCAGCGGTCCTGAGGCTGACATTCTGGTTGGCAATGCGCTTCCGCTGCGCAACATCCCTGCGGGTACTACCGTGCACAACATCGAGCTGAAGCCGGGAAAGGGTGCGCAGATGGTGCGCTCGGCCGGTGGCGCTGCGCAGCTGGTTGCGAAGGAAGGCGACTACGCGCTGCTGAAGCTGCCCTCGGGCGAGACACGCAAGGTGCTCATCGATTGTATGGCGACGGTGGGTCAAGTCGGGAATACCGATCATGAAAATGTCTCGATCGGCAAGGCTGGCCGTAAGCGATGGTTGGGTCGTCGTCCGGTGAACCGCGGTGTTGCCATGAACCCGGTCGACCATCCACATGGTGGTGGCGAAGGAAAGACCTCCGGCGGACGTCATCCGGTGACACCCTGGGGACAACCGACACGAGGCTACAAGACGCGCAATAACAAGCGGACTGACAAGTTCATCGTGAGCAGAGGGAAATAAGGTTTTTATGGCAAGAAGCACAAAAAAGGGGCCGTTCATCGACGAGCACCTGATGAAAAGAATCGAGACAATGAACCGCGCGAACGACAAGAAGGTCGTGCGCACGTGGTCGCGTCGGTCAACGATTCACCCTGACATGGTGGGACACACAATCGCCGTGCACAACGGCCGCAAGTTCATTCCGGTGTATGTCTCCGAGAACATGGTCGGACACAAGCTGGGCGAATTTAGCCAGACGCGAAGCTTCAAAGGGCACTCGGTGAAGGCGGCGGCAACGGAAACCGCAGCGAAGCCAGCGCCAGCGCCGACACCGGCGAAATAGCGGAGAGAGAACATGAATTTTGCTGAACAGGAATTTCTAGCCCAGGCGCGCTTCCAGCGTGTCTCGCCGCAGAAGGCTCGCTTGGTATTAGACCTGATCAAGGGCCGCCGCGTGGAAGAAGCGGTGAATACGCTAGCTTTTACCAAAAAGGGAATTGCTCCGGCGATCGGCAAGCTGCTGCGCTCTGCGATCGAGAATGCCAATTATCTTGGGCAGGAGAAGGGCCTCGACGTCGACGTCGATCAGCTCTACGTGAAGCGCGCGATCGCCAACGATGGTCCCCGCATGAAGCGTATTCGTCCGGCTCCGATGGGAAGGGCATATCGTTATCAGCGCCGCATGGCACACATTGAGATTGCTCTCGCTGAAAAGCTTCGCGCACAGACTGGCGGCGCTGCGACCGTAGTCGGCGAGGAAGCTCCGAAAGCTAAGAAGCGCGCTGTGGGCAAGCCCGCGAAGAAGACCGCGTCGAAAAAAGCGACGGCGAAAGGATAACTATGGGTCAGAAGGTACATCCCTACGGATTTCGGCTCGGCTACACCAAGCCCTGGAAATCGCGCTGGTTCGTCGAGCGCGACTACGACAAGCTCCTCCTGGAAGACGTGAAGCTCAAGGCAGAGTTGAAAGACAAGCTGAAGTCCGCCGGCGTGAGCGCGATTGAAATTGAGCGCCCGGGGAATAAGCTACGGATCATCATCAAGACGGCGCGGCCTGGCATCATCATCGGACGCAAGGGCGCCGAGATTGACAAGCTCAAAATCGAGTTGCAGAAGCGGACCAACCGCGATGTCTTCATCGATATTCAGGAAGTGCATAAGCCGGAGCTCGATGCTCAACTGGTCTCCGAGTCGATTGCTCTTCAGCTTGAAAAGCGTGTCGGCTTCCGCCGCGCGATGCGCAAGTCAGTCGATTCTGCCCTGCGGTTTGGGTGCAAGGGCATCAAGGTTCGCGTGTCCGGCCGCTTGAACGGAAACGAGATCGCACGCTCGGAGTGGTACCTCCAGGGAAGGCTGCCGTTGCATACGCTGCGCGCCGATATTGAGTATGGCTTCAGCGAGGCGCGCACGACGTACGGCGTAATTGGAGTGAAGACCTGGATTTACAAAGGCGAGATTCTTGCGCAGAAGAAGCGTGAGCCACAGGTGGCAGCGACGGCGTTTTAGCGAATTCACGAAGTTGGATAGGGCTTTTGCCCAAGAGAAATCTTTATGTTAATGCCGAAAAAAGTTAAGTACCGCAAGACGCAGCGCGGACGCATGGCTGGAAAAGCATGGCGCGGTTCGCAGCTCTCCTTCGGTGACTATGGACTGAAAGTGCTGGAGTGCGGCTACATCACTGACCGCCAGATCGAAGCAAGCCGCGTGGCGATGACGCGTTTCGTGAAGCGTGGTGGCAAGGTGTGGCTCCGGCTCTTTCCTGACAAGCCGGTAACCAAGAAGCCCGCCGAAACTCGTATGGGTAAAGGAAAGGGAGCGCCGGATCACTGGGTAGCGGTGGTTCGCCCGGGCAAGATCCTGTTCGAGATGGAAGGGGTAAGTCAGGCCGACGCGCAGGAAGCGATGCGCCTGGCGTCACACAAGCTTCCGCTTAGAACCAAGTTCGTTGCGCGTGAAGGACATTAGACAGAGATGAATATCGAGAAAATCAGAAATCTTGGTCCTGACGAGCTGCTGCACCAACAGCGCGATGCTGCCGATCAGCTCTTTCGGCTGAAGTTCCAACTCAAAATGGGACAGACGAGCGGCGTCAAAAAAATGCGCGAGCTGCGCAAGGACCTGGCGCGCATCAAGACAATCGCTCGTGAGCGCGAACTGGGAATTGACAATGCTGTAGTTAGTAACGCTGCCAGCACAGCGACAACGGCGAAGCATCAAGCCGCGCCTGCCGCAGCCCCGATGGCTCCCGCAAAGAAGAAGTCCTCGAGGGCGGTCGCAAAGAAGAAGTCGGCATCCGCGAAGAAGGCAGCTGCACCGAAAAAGAAAGTCGCGGCAAAGAAGAGCAAAGCGAAAAGGTAGTTTCGCGCTCCCGTCACGGCGGGATGAAGGAGATTTTTGAATGGCCCAGCAAGCAACCGGAGCAACGGCGCTTAAGACCGATTCACACCGGAATGAAAAGATCGGATACGTAACTTCCACGAAGATGGCGAAGACCGTGGTGGTTGAAGTTGAGATGCGCAAGGCGCACGCCAAGTACAAGCGTGTAATCGCGAAGTCCAAGAAGTTCTACGCGCATGACGAACAGAACACTGCTCGCACGGGCGATGTGGTGCGCATCGTCGAAACACGTCCATTGTCCAAGCTGAAGCGCTGGCGTCTGGCTGAGATCATTCAGCGTGCAGCGATCGTGCCGGGCGCGGAAAAGATCGAGCAGGCAAGCTAGTCCTACTTCGCAGACGAGGAGAAAAAGATTATGGCCGTAATGATGCGAAGCATGTTGGAAGTCGCCGATAACTCCGGCGCGCGCAAGTTGCAGATGATTCTGCCGCTGGGCGGATCCAGTGGTCTGCGCGCGGGTTTGGGCGACATTATCACCGCCTCCGTGAAGGAAGCATCGCCGGATGGAACGGCGAAAAAGGGAACCGTGGTGAAAGCGGTAGTTGTGCGCATGCGCAAGGAGTCGCGCCGCCGCGATGGCACCTATATTCGCTTCGACCAGAACGCCGCGGTGCTGATCAATGAGACCGGCGAGCCGGTAGGGACGCGTGTCTTTGGTCCGGTTGCCCGCGAACTGCGTGAGAAGAAGTTCTTAAAGATTGTTTCGCTTGCCCCAGAGGTTCTGTAAGAGAAGTATTCAGCACTCGGCAGTCAACATTCAGCCCTGCCAGTGCAAAAAAGTTGAACGGCTGAGTGCCTGGAGTTAGAAAACGAGATTTTGATCATGATGGAAAAGACATATGACATCCGCCGCAACGATCAGGTAAAGATCATTGCCGGTCGTGACAAGGGCAAAGAAGGACGCGTGCTGCGTGTGTTTCCCGACAAGGCTCGCGTGTTGGTCGAGCACGTGATGATGGTGAAGAAGAACGTGCGGCCGAATCCGCAGAAGAACATTAAGGGTGGCATCGCCGAGCAGGAGAGCCCAATCGCGATCTCGAACGTAAAGCTCATCTGCCCGAGTTGCGGACCGGTGCGAGTTGGGCACGACCGACACGGCGAGAAGAGCGTTCGCGTCTGCAAACGCTGCAAGACCACGTTGGAGAAGAGCTAAGCCATGAGTGCGAGATTACGAGAAAGATTTCACAAAGACATCGCCCCTGTGCTCCAGAAGGAGCTGTCGCTGAAGAATCCGATGGCGGTTCCTCGCTTACATAAGATCGTTGTGAACATGGGAGTCGGCGAGGCGACGCAGAATGCGAAGGTCCTCGATCCTGCTGTCGCGGAACTCGGCCAGATTACCGGGCAGAAGCCAGTGGTGACGAAAGCAAAGAAATCCATCGCTGCGTTCAAGGTTCGTGAAGGAATGCCGATCGGCGCCATGGTCACTCTGCGCGGGGATCGTATGTATGAGTTCCTCGACCGTTTGATCAATGTGGTGCTGCCCCGTGTGCGCGACTTCCGGGGAGTCTCCACGAAGTCCTTCGATGGGCGCGGCAACTACACGCTTGGACTGCGCGATCAGTTGATCTTTCCGGAGATCGACTATGCGAAAGTCGACAAGCTCAAAGGTATGAATGTCACGATTGTGACGACAGCTAAGAACGACAACGAAGCCCGAGCATTGCTTCGTAGCTTCGGAATGCCGTTCAGGGCCGCGTAAAAGGTTTCACAGTTTCAGAGTTAGAAGAATTTTCTTTAAGGATTGCATGACTACAGCAAAACGAGTCAAGGACGCGAAGATCGAGAAAAAGTTTGAGCAGGCGCGCGGCAGCAAAGGGCCGAAGCCCAAGTTTTCCACGCGCAGGCATAACCGCTGCAAACTCTGCGGACGTCCGCGGGCTTACCTGCGGAAGTTTGGCGTCTGCCGCCTGTGCTTCCGCGGGCTGGCTCTTCGCGGCGAGATTCCTGGGGTTTCCAAGTCGTCCTGGTAGAAGAGGCTTTCGGCGCTTGGCACTCAGCGTTCGGCCGGTCGAGCCCGTGAATGGTTTTAGGCCGAATGCTGAATGCCGATAGCCGAGTGCTCACTGCAGTACGTTTCGGCCTGGTTTCCGCCGCGGCGGACTAACGCGAAACGATAAGAGGAGATAAGAATGAGTTTGACCGATCCGGTCGCAGATTTGTTGACCCGAATTCGTAACGCTGTCAGTGCGCGCCAACAGAAGCTGGATGTGCCGGCTTCGAAGCTGAAGATGGAAATCGCCCGCATCCTCAAAGAGGAAGGCTACATCTCCAACTTTAAGGCCACGGAAGAAAGCGGGCGCAAAGTACTGCGCGTGTACCTGAAATACAGCTCGAGCAACGATGCCGCTATTACAAATGTGGCCCGCGTTTCGCGACCCGGCTGCCGCGTGTATGTCGGCCACACAGAGATTCCGCGCGTTCTCGGCGGTCTGGGAATCAATATCCTCACGACTCCAAAGGGCGTGATGACCGGGCGTCAAGCGCGCAAGAGTGGCATTGGCGGCGAGATTTTGTGCGAGGTTTGGTAACTAGCTAAGAGCTAAATGACGGTCGTGGACTTCCAGAAAACTCTGGAACGACTCACCGAGAGGAACTTATGTCGAGAATTGGAAAAAAGCCGATCACGGTGCCCAGCGGGGTGAAGGTCAATATCCAGGGCAATCTCGTGTCGGTACAAGGACCTAAGGGCAAGCTGGATACGCCAGTCCCAATCGGAATCAAGGTTGAACAAAAAGACGGGCATCTGGTTGCGATTCGCGAGAACGATTCGCAAGCGGCGATTCACGGATTGGCGCGCGCTCTCGTGTTCAATGCCGTCGAAGGTGTGACCAACGGCTGGAAGAAGGAACTCGAAATCGTTGGAATCGGTTATCGCGTGGAAATGAAGGGTAAGGGTACTGTGGTGTTCACGCTGGGGTTTTCCCACCCCATCGAGTTCCCGCTACCCGCTGGTATTGATGTTGCGGTGGACCCAAAGCAGACGCGGCTGACCGTCAGTGGAATTGATCGCCAGAAGGTTGGACAAGTTGCTGCCGATATGCGCTCGCTCCGTCCACCGGATCCGTATAAGAACAAGGGTGTCCGCTATGCTGGCGAGCGCCTGAAGAAGAAGGTTGGCAAGACCGGAGCGAAGTAATCGGGCGATCGGAACATCATCGACCCGGACATACAAAATTGATCGTGCTGCTGGGAGCAGTACGAAGCAAGGGCAAAAAGCATGATTCCGCAGATTTCGAAAGACGCAGTAAGGCGGCGGGTTCACACCCGCATTCGCACGAGACTTCAGGGTAGTGACGAGCGTCCGCGCTTGAACGTGTACCGCTCCTTGAACCATATCTATGCGCAGGTGATTGACGATGGCAACGGCGTTACCCTTGTCTCTGCGTCTACTGCGAG
It encodes the following:
- the rpsJ gene encoding 30S ribosomal protein S10, producing the protein MVGQRIRIRLKAYDYRVLDQSTGEIVETARRTGAQVAGPIPLPTIKNKYCVLRSPHVDKKSREAFEIRTHKRLLDILDPTQQTVDALMKLDLPAGVDVEIKAFGS
- the rplC gene encoding 50S ribosomal protein L3, coding for MVSGILGKKVGMTQLFDDKGEVRPITVLQAGPCVITQRKNAARDGYDAVQIGLVEFVKGKRVTKPMQGHFGKHNLPPVKFMKEVTVNTVVEAGETQSKGENPPAETNGQVKVGDKVLVDIFQDEKFVDVTGTSKGRGFAGVVRRHHFGGGPKSHGHMFQVQGSIGASSFPSRTFPGQRMSGHMGVDQCTVRNLRIIGIDLEENLLMVEGAVPGPKGGYVVINKAKKPPRERRGFAGAQTVDPLKAAKKAAAGKAKK
- the rplD gene encoding 50S ribosomal protein L4, which encodes MAKIDVVDLKGKKVGSLELADEVFGTINEDLLWEAVTHYRAAQRAGTHATKNKKLVSGAGRKLWKQKGTGRARVGSIRSPLWRHGGTVHGPQPRSYDFAFPKKKLLGALRSALATKLSDGKLTVVESLDSLSGKTKDLREALDTLGVEKTSLIVANVNSETREHDRNLYLSARNLDGVELVSGSEVHPYHLLRYDRAIFARPAIEQLQETLKKTVSKRQNAEVA
- the rplW gene encoding 50S ribosomal protein L23, yielding MKSAYQIIRRPVITEKAERAKEFDPKAAKDKSSRKKEATSGQLVFEVAAKATKTEIKQAVQQVFKVKVDTVRTANFHGKERRRGRFAGHRPDWKKAYVRLKVGEKMPEYADNA
- the rplB gene encoding 50S ribosomal protein L2; amino-acid sequence: MPIKTYRPLTPSLRFKTTLVNDDITTDRPHKALTKIKQRTGGRRNAGDITSWHRGGGHKRKIRVIDFKRDKAGVPATVASIEYDPNRSARIALLAYADGEKRYILQPVGLQVGQKIVSGPEADILVGNALPLRNIPAGTTVHNIELKPGKGAQMVRSAGGAAQLVAKEGDYALLKLPSGETRKVLIDCMATVGQVGNTDHENVSIGKAGRKRWLGRRPVNRGVAMNPVDHPHGGGEGKTSGGRHPVTPWGQPTRGYKTRNNKRTDKFIVSRGK
- the rpsS gene encoding 30S ribosomal protein S19, with the translated sequence MARSTKKGPFIDEHLMKRIETMNRANDKKVVRTWSRRSTIHPDMVGHTIAVHNGRKFIPVYVSENMVGHKLGEFSQTRSFKGHSVKAAATETAAKPAPAPTPAK
- the rplV gene encoding 50S ribosomal protein L22, which codes for MNFAEQEFLAQARFQRVSPQKARLVLDLIKGRRVEEAVNTLAFTKKGIAPAIGKLLRSAIENANYLGQEKGLDVDVDQLYVKRAIANDGPRMKRIRPAPMGRAYRYQRRMAHIEIALAEKLRAQTGGAATVVGEEAPKAKKRAVGKPAKKTASKKATAKG
- the rpsC gene encoding 30S ribosomal protein S3, coding for MGQKVHPYGFRLGYTKPWKSRWFVERDYDKLLLEDVKLKAELKDKLKSAGVSAIEIERPGNKLRIIIKTARPGIIIGRKGAEIDKLKIELQKRTNRDVFIDIQEVHKPELDAQLVSESIALQLEKRVGFRRAMRKSVDSALRFGCKGIKVRVSGRLNGNEIARSEWYLQGRLPLHTLRADIEYGFSEARTTYGVIGVKTWIYKGEILAQKKREPQVAATAF
- the rplP gene encoding 50S ribosomal protein L16, with translation MPKKVKYRKTQRGRMAGKAWRGSQLSFGDYGLKVLECGYITDRQIEASRVAMTRFVKRGGKVWLRLFPDKPVTKKPAETRMGKGKGAPDHWVAVVRPGKILFEMEGVSQADAQEAMRLASHKLPLRTKFVAREGH
- the rpmC gene encoding 50S ribosomal protein L29; this translates as MNIEKIRNLGPDELLHQQRDAADQLFRLKFQLKMGQTSGVKKMRELRKDLARIKTIARERELGIDNAVVSNAASTATTAKHQAAPAAAPMAPAKKKSSRAVAKKKSASAKKAAAPKKKVAAKKSKAKR
- the rpsQ gene encoding 30S ribosomal protein S17, producing the protein MAQQATGATALKTDSHRNEKIGYVTSTKMAKTVVVEVEMRKAHAKYKRVIAKSKKFYAHDEQNTARTGDVVRIVETRPLSKLKRWRLAEIIQRAAIVPGAEKIEQAS
- the rplN gene encoding 50S ribosomal protein L14, with the translated sequence MAVMMRSMLEVADNSGARKLQMILPLGGSSGLRAGLGDIITASVKEASPDGTAKKGTVVKAVVVRMRKESRRRDGTYIRFDQNAAVLINETGEPVGTRVFGPVARELREKKFLKIVSLAPEVL
- the rplX gene encoding 50S ribosomal protein L24 produces the protein MMEKTYDIRRNDQVKIIAGRDKGKEGRVLRVFPDKARVLVEHVMMVKKNVRPNPQKNIKGGIAEQESPIAISNVKLICPSCGPVRVGHDRHGEKSVRVCKRCKTTLEKS
- the rplE gene encoding 50S ribosomal protein L5, which produces MSARLRERFHKDIAPVLQKELSLKNPMAVPRLHKIVVNMGVGEATQNAKVLDPAVAELGQITGQKPVVTKAKKSIAAFKVREGMPIGAMVTLRGDRMYEFLDRLINVVLPRVRDFRGVSTKSFDGRGNYTLGLRDQLIFPEIDYAKVDKLKGMNVTIVTTAKNDNEARALLRSFGMPFRAA
- a CDS encoding type Z 30S ribosomal protein S14, producing MTTAKRVKDAKIEKKFEQARGSKGPKPKFSTRRHNRCKLCGRPRAYLRKFGVCRLCFRGLALRGEIPGVSKSSW
- the rpsH gene encoding 30S ribosomal protein S8, with amino-acid sequence MSLTDPVADLLTRIRNAVSARQQKLDVPASKLKMEIARILKEEGYISNFKATEESGRKVLRVYLKYSSSNDAAITNVARVSRPGCRVYVGHTEIPRVLGGLGINILTTPKGVMTGRQARKSGIGGEILCEVW
- the rplF gene encoding 50S ribosomal protein L6; translated protein: MSRIGKKPITVPSGVKVNIQGNLVSVQGPKGKLDTPVPIGIKVEQKDGHLVAIRENDSQAAIHGLARALVFNAVEGVTNGWKKELEIVGIGYRVEMKGKGTVVFTLGFSHPIEFPLPAGIDVAVDPKQTRLTVSGIDRQKVGQVAADMRSLRPPDPYKNKGVRYAGERLKKKVGKTGAK